The Primulina huaijiensis isolate GDHJ02 chromosome 12, ASM1229523v2, whole genome shotgun sequence genome has a window encoding:
- the LOC140990328 gene encoding probable 6-phosphogluconolactonase 4, chloroplastic, whose translation MASSLQSVYAKTCKLPNSFSPRSSPCIPLTSPFLASKPQFRSIRIKSADLRYRTKASMADIVTPKSKGKVQVFESEEELAVSLAKHTADLCSAISKERDSFTVVLSGGSLVKSLRKLLEPPYIDSVDWSKWHVFWVDERVVPKDHPDSNYFLAYNDFLSKIPIPVGNVYAINDALSAEGAADDYETCLRHLVKSKVIENSEGTMFPKFDLMLLGMGPDGHIASLFPGHPLVQEKEKWVSFIKDSPKPPPERISFTLPVINSSAHVALVVAGVGKASAVYSALGDVSNSEVLPVQLVAPQGELTWFLDKGAASKI comes from the exons ATGGCTTCTTCCTTACAATCTGTCTACGCTAAAACCTGCAAGCTACCGAACTCTTTCTCTCCCCGATCGTCGCCCTGCATCCCGTTGACTTCACCATTTCTGGCCTCGAAGCCCCAATTCAGATCGATCAGAATAAAGTCTGCTGATTTGAGATACAGAACGAAGGCATCGATGGCGGATATCGTGACTCCGAAGAGCAAAGGGAAAGTCCAAGTGTTTGAGTCTGAGGAGGAGCTGGCAGTGTCGCTTGCGAAGCACACTGCCGATCTATGTAGTGCAATTTCCAAAGAGAGAGACTCTTTCACCGTTGTTCTGTCCGGCGGTTCTCTTGTTAAGTCTCTCAG GAAATTGCTGGAACCTCCTTACATTGATTCGGTGGATTGGTCGAAATGGCATGTGTTTTGGGTGGATGAGAGAGTGGTGCCCAAGGATCATCCTGATAGCAATTACTTCCTCGCGTACAATGATTTTCTGTCCAAG ATTCCAATTCCTGTCGGTAACGTGTATGCCATAAACGACGCCTTGTCAGCCGAGGGTGCAGCAGATGACTACGAGACCTGCCTCAGGCATTTGGTGAAATCCAAAGTAATCGAAAACTCAGAGGGTACTATGTTCCCCAAATTCGACCTTATGCTACTTGGTATGGGCCCTGATGGGCACATTGCTTCTTTGTTTCCGGGGCATCCTCTTGTTCAAGAAAAAGAGAAGTGGGTTTCATTCATCAAGGATTCCCCTAAACCTCCTCCTGAACGGATTTCCTTCACTCTTCCGGTCATTAATTCTTCGGCACACGTTGCACTGGTCGTGGCAGGTGTGGGCAAGGCATCAGCCGTGTATTCAGCACTTGGGGATGTTTCGAATTCTGAGGTGCTGCCCGTGCAGCTGGTCGCACCCCAAGGGGAGTTGACTTGGTTTTTAGACAAGGGTGCAGCTTCAAAGATATAG